One part of the Methylobacterium terrae genome encodes these proteins:
- the motA gene encoding flagellar motor stator protein MotA, translating to MGIIVGLVIAIGCMLGGFVAMGGHLIVIWQPWEFVIIGGMAAGTFVIANPMKTVVDSGKATMEAFSGKGPKRQDFLSLLGLLHALLREIKTKPRNEVETHFDDPANSEIFKNYPTVTKDQGLVLFICDYCRLILIGGARSHEIEALMEEEIGTHKKYALKPYAAINTVAEALPALGIVAAVLGIVKAMGALDQSPQILGGLIGAALVGTFFGVFASYGVLAPLAIKVKGVREKQCSVYTIVKQSLIAYMNGALPQVAIEHGRKGIAAADRPTIDEVEAATVPGAQASAAA from the coding sequence ATGGGGATCATCGTCGGCCTGGTCATCGCCATCGGCTGCATGCTCGGCGGCTTCGTGGCCATGGGCGGCCACCTGATCGTGATCTGGCAGCCCTGGGAGTTCGTCATCATCGGCGGCATGGCGGCCGGCACCTTCGTGATCGCCAACCCGATGAAGACCGTGGTCGATTCCGGCAAGGCGACCATGGAGGCGTTCAGCGGCAAGGGCCCGAAGCGGCAGGACTTCCTGTCGCTGCTCGGCCTGCTCCACGCCCTCCTGCGCGAGATCAAGACCAAGCCGCGCAACGAGGTCGAGACCCATTTCGACGATCCCGCGAATTCCGAGATCTTCAAGAACTACCCGACCGTGACCAAGGACCAGGGCCTGGTCCTGTTCATCTGCGACTATTGCCGGCTGATCCTGATCGGCGGCGCCCGCTCGCACGAGATCGAGGCGCTGATGGAGGAGGAGATCGGCACGCACAAGAAGTACGCCTTGAAGCCCTACGCGGCGATCAACACGGTGGCGGAGGCGCTGCCGGCGCTCGGGATCGTCGCGGCGGTGCTCGGCATCGTGAAGGCGATGGGCGCGCTCGACCAGTCGCCGCAGATCCTCGGCGGCCTCATCGGCGCGGCGCTCGTCGGCACCTTCTTCGGGGTGTTCGCCTCCTACGGCGTGCTGGCGCCGCTCGCCATCAAGGTGAAGGGGGTGCGCGAGAAGCAGTGCTCGGTCTACACCATCGTGAAGCAGAGCCTGATCGCCTACATGAACGGCGCCCTGCCGCAGGTCGCGATCGAGCACGGCCGCAAGGGCATCGCCGCCGCCGACCGCCCGACCATCGACGAGGTCGAGGCCGCCACCGTGCCGGGCGCCCAAGCCAGCGCGGCGGCCTGA
- a CDS encoding flagellar motor switch protein FliM, translated as MEPTILTSPADIRARIQEAAGLSLDRLPMLQLIFDRLATACGDGLKHLAASSVLYSLSGVESGRFGEFLDAYDANAVVGIFQAPAWDGHVLVGLDRDFIFTMVEVLFGGDGSEQPVDDERAFSAMELRIAQMVLEQVGRALEASFGLVSRTAFTLERTETRMEFAVIGRRSNKAIQAKFLLQALNRGGEMFIVIPQSVLNPLRPSLAKVLTGETSARRDPRWMSQIAAEVQKTTVHLRAVLEERHLTLGEIAGLTVGQVIPLDATPATPIKLEGNDKPLFWCRAGQSQGAYVLRIDEAIQDKEGTEHGVAG; from the coding sequence ATGGAACCGACGATCCTCACGAGCCCCGCCGACATCCGCGCCCGCATCCAGGAGGCCGCCGGCCTCTCCCTGGACCGGCTGCCGATGCTGCAGCTCATCTTCGACCGGCTCGCCACGGCCTGCGGCGACGGCCTCAAGCACCTCGCCGCCTCGTCGGTCCTCTACTCGCTGAGCGGCGTCGAGAGCGGGCGCTTCGGCGAGTTCCTCGACGCCTACGACGCGAACGCGGTGGTGGGCATCTTCCAGGCCCCGGCCTGGGACGGCCACGTCCTGGTCGGCCTCGACCGCGACTTCATCTTCACCATGGTCGAGGTGCTGTTCGGCGGCGACGGCTCGGAGCAGCCGGTCGACGACGAGCGCGCCTTCTCGGCGATGGAGCTGCGCATCGCCCAGATGGTCCTCGAGCAGGTCGGCCGGGCGCTCGAAGCCTCGTTCGGCCTCGTCTCGAGGACGGCCTTCACCCTCGAGCGCACCGAGACCCGGATGGAGTTCGCGGTGATCGGCCGGCGCAGCAACAAGGCGATTCAGGCCAAGTTCCTGCTCCAGGCGCTCAACCGCGGCGGCGAGATGTTCATCGTCATCCCGCAATCGGTGCTCAACCCGCTGCGGCCGAGCCTCGCCAAGGTGCTGACCGGCGAGACCAGCGCCCGGCGCGACCCGCGCTGGATGAGCCAGATCGCCGCCGAGGTGCAGAAGACCACGGTGCACCTGCGCGCGGTGCTCGAGGAGCGCCACCTGACGCTGGGCGAGATCGCCGGCCTCACGGTCGGCCAGGTGATCCCCCTCGACGCCACGCCGGCGACGCCGATCAAGCTCGAGGGCAACGACAAGCCGCTGTTCTGGTGCCGTGCCGGGCAGTCGCAGGGCGCCTACGTCCTGCGGATCGACGAGGCCATCCAGGACAAGGAAGGGACGGAGCATGGTGTCGCTGGTTGA
- the fliN gene encoding flagellar motor switch protein FliN, with protein sequence MSTSPFPDAEAGPLFPSQGSAQAARPAEDGRNLDSILRIPVLVQVVLGSATMPVANLMKLGRGAIVPLDHRVGEPVDVMVNGRVIARGEIVIVEEDNSRFGISLTEVVGPADASQNG encoded by the coding sequence ATGAGCACGAGCCCCTTTCCCGACGCCGAGGCCGGCCCCCTCTTCCCGAGCCAGGGATCCGCGCAGGCGGCCCGGCCGGCCGAGGACGGGCGCAACCTCGATTCGATCCTGCGCATCCCGGTCCTGGTGCAGGTGGTGCTCGGCTCGGCCACCATGCCGGTCGCCAACCTGATGAAGCTCGGCCGCGGCGCCATCGTGCCCCTCGACCACCGGGTCGGCGAGCCGGTCGACGTGATGGTCAACGGCCGGGTGATCGCCCGGGGCGAGATCGTCATCGTCGAGGAGGACAATTCCCGCTTCGGCATCTCGCTGACCGAGGTGGTCGGCCCGGCCGACGCGTCGCAGAACGGCTGA